The Metabacillus schmidteae nucleotide sequence CATCATTCATCTAAGTCAAATATGAAAATGTTGTTGGGATATATCCAGAAGCATTATGCAGAACCACTTACCCTTACCGATGTAGCAAACCATTTTCATTTTAACCCTACGTATTTATCAAGCTATTTTTCATCTAATAATCGCGAGGGATTTAATGAATATTTAAATAAAGTACGAATTGAGGAAGCAACAAAGCTATTAATCCATGATACGCTGCCGATTGCAGAGATAAGTGGCAGGGTTGGCTACTCAGACCATAGCTATTTTTGTAAAGTGTTTAAAAAAGTAAAGGGAGTATCTCCTAGTCAATATAGAAGAACACAATATATGAAATAGGAGATGTGAGGAATTGTGAAAGGACTTCATAACCATTTCAAACAGAATGGATTATTTTTTATTATGTTTATTGTAACCGTTATCACTATTGTTTCTGTATCAGTCATCATGACGTGGACAACCTTTAGGATGTCTGAGAAATTTTTTATTGATAAGTTCAGTATTACAAATGCAAAAGTGATGGACCAGGTGAAAGAGAATTTTGAGGATTTTCATTATGCAACAGTTATTGCCTCCAACAATATCTCACAAAGTGGCGCTATTAAGAGCATGCTGACCAAAGAGCAAACAAATGCGCAAAAAATGGAGTCGATTTATAATATGAATCAACAGATTAACCGAATCAAATCACCATTGGAAGCGTATGGGGTAGAAATCATGATCACAGGAGTAAATGGCTTTAATTACTCGACAAGCCGCACGTATTGGCCAATTACATTTGAAGAATTGAGAACAAATCAGCTGACAAAAAATACGTTAAAGAACCCTAATCGGTTAATCTATCAATTTGGACAAAGGGAAAACCAACGTTCTGAAACAGTTGACGATCAATTTATCGTTGTGTCAAAGGCATTGCAGGATCGTATTTCAAGAAATGTATATGGCACTATGTATTTTGTCATTCAGGAAAGTGAATTTAAAACATTTTATAGTAGTTTTACAAGCGCGGGAAATGACGTATTTGTGATAAATAAATCCGGGGACATTGTTTCTAGTAATCAATCGTCTTTAGTTGGCCAAAAAGCAGAAGAGCTAGTAACCTATTTAAATTCGAATCAACCAAAGAAATACGAGATAGGCGAAATTCAGGGGGAGGATCATATTATTTTTACAAACTATCTTCCTTCACTTGATTTATACTTAGTCAATTTAATAGATAAGAAAACAGCAATAAGCGGTTTATTTAACAAGAAGCAAATTGTTTTACTATTAATAGGAATTGTAGTAGTTGCGCTTGTGATTGTTTTTCTTGTCACGAGAAGAGTAACGAATTCTTTATCAACTCTAGTAAGGCAGATTGAAAATACGTCGAAGTACAACTTTGACCAGTATGTTTCCGTAACAGGCACATATGAAACGAGACAAATAGGTTTGGCTTTTAATGCGATGCTGGATGAATTGCAGGAATACCTTGTGAAGCTTGTCCAATTCCAAAAGGAAAAACGCCACGCTGAACTTGCTGCCTTACAGCAACAAATAAATCCGCATTTCCTATATAATACCCTCACTTCCATTAAATTTATGGTTCAGCAGGGAGGAAAGGCTGAGGCAGAAGAAACGATCCATTCACTCATTTCTCTGCTGCAAAATACGTTAGGAAATGTTAGTGAAACAATTACGGTTAAACAGGAAGTAGACAATTTAAAAGCGTATGTTTTCATTAATCAAATGCGGTATGGTGATCGAATTAAAGTAAATTATTTCATTTCACCTGAATGTGAACAGTATCATATTCCAAAGCTTATATTACAGCCTTTTGTAGAAAATGCTTTTTTTCATGGATTCACCTCTAAAACGGATGGTTTTATTAATCTAATGATTTGGAAGAAAGATCATACGCTAGTATGTGAAGTGATGGATAACGGTGATGGGATGGAGATTTCACCTGAGAACAACCTCCCTAAGACGAAACGAAAGCAGCAGCATTTTACCGGCATTGGTGTAAGAAATGTACATGAGCGTCTGCAGCTGGTCTATGGAGAAACGTGTGGAGTTGAGATTACAAGTGAACTTGGAAAAGGAACAAGTGTAAAAATCCGAATTCCTCTTAATGAGGATGAAAAATTTCCAAATATCTAAAGAAATGACAAATATTTTCTATGAAAGCGCATACAACAAACAAAAAAATCACAAGTTTAGAAAAATATCTTCCTACAGAAAAAATCTATTGGGATGGTACCATAAGGGTGTAAGGTTGATAACGCTTACATAAAACTAAAGAGATGGGGGTACAAGTATGAAGAAGGTATTTGCATTATTTTTAGTTAGTATCTTGTTTTTAACTGCATGTTCATCAGGATCGAATGAACAGGCCCAAACGGAATCAAGTGGTTCATCTGATCCAAATGAGTTAACAATTTGGACATGGGATCCGAATTTTAACGTCAAGGCAATGAATATAGCAGCAGAGACATATCAAGCTGAAAATCCGGACTTTAAAATTAACATTATTGAAAATGCGCAAGATGATGTTGTTCAAAAGCTAAACACAAGTCTAAGCTCCGGTACGACCAAAGGATTGCCGAATATTGTATTAATTGAAGATTTCCGTGCACAAGGCTTTCTTCAAGCCTACCCGGATGCTTTTCATGAGTTAACTGGGTCTTTTAAAACAGAAGATTTTGCTCCTTACAAACTTGAACCAACAAGTCTGGATGGAAAAAATTATGGTATTCCGTTTGACTCAGGTGTTACAGGATTATATATAAGAACGGATTATTTAGAAGAAGCAGGTTACACATTAGATGATCTTCAAAATATTGATTGGGATAAATACGTTGAAATTGGTAAAGCAGTAAAAGAAAAAACAGGAAAATATATGTTATCTCTTGATCCTAACGATATGGGAATCATTCGGATCATGGTTCAATCAGCAGGCACTTGGTTTACAGAAGAAGATGGTGTGACACCGCAATTAGCTGGTAATGAAGCTTTAAAGAAATCATTTGAAGTATATAAGAAACTTATTGAAGCGGACATTGCACGACCAATTTCAGATTGGAATCAATTGTTAGAAGGATTTAACGGAGGAGAAGTAGCATCAATCCCTACAGGAAACTGGATTACTGCATCTGTAAAAGCAGAAGCATCACAATCAGGTAAATGGGCCATTGCTCCAATCCCACGAATTCCAGGTATGGATAGCTCTGTCAATGCATCCAACTTAGGTGGCAGCTCATGGTATGTACTTGATGTACCTGGTAAAGAAAAAGCAGCTGATTTCCTTTTAAAAACATTTGGGTCAAATGTTGATTTCTACCAAGACTTAGTTACTGAAATTGGGGCTATTGGGACATATATTCCTGCTACTGAAGGTGAAGCTTACAAGGCAGCTGATGAATATTTCGGCGGCCAAACGACGATCTCTGATTTATCAACATGGATGGAAGACATACCTCAAATCAACTATGGTCTACACACATACGCAATCGAGGATATTTTAGTTGTCGAAATGCAAAATTACCTGAATGGTAAAGATATTGATCAAGTACTGGAAGATGCACAAGCGCAGGCAGAAGCACAACTCAAATAATGTCTAAATAAGCCTTAGGAACTCCCCTACTTGAATCATGAAGTTTAAGGCGAGAGCCTAAGGCTTTTCCACTATTTTGATTGTTAAGGAGTGAATATAGTTGATTCCGACAAAAACGACTCAAACCCAATCTGTTTCAGTGATAAAACCCAGAAGGAATATTCGATTAAAAAACGCGGTTATTGGGTGGTCCTTTATAGCAGTTGCTACATTGATGATTGTGTTGTTTTATTTTTACCCTATGCTTCAAGCCTTAGTATTGTCCTTTCAATCAGGTGCCGGCACTAATTTGACTTTTATAGGTTTTGATAATTATATTCGATTGCTGAAGGACCCGGTATTTCTTACCGCCGTAAAAAATACCGTTTTTTATCTTATCATTCAAGTTCCATTAATGATTCTATTAGCATTATTTATTTCAGTCCTATTAAATGATAAAACGTTAAAAATGAAAGGATTCTTTCGAACAGCCATCTTTTTACCGTGTGTAACCTCACTTGTTGCATACTCAGTTGTGTTTAAATATTTATTTGGTACAGATGGCATCATTAATATGTTTCTCATGAAGATTTCTGTTATCGATGCACCTATTCAATGGCTGACAGATCCGCTATGGGCGAAAATAGCCATCGTAATTGCGATTACGTGGCGCTGGACCGGATACAATATGATCTTCTATTTATCCGCTTTACAAAATATTGATTCATCCATTTATGAGGCAGCAAAAATTGATGGAGCCTCTTCATTTCAACAATTCTTTAAAATTACGATTCCGATGCTAAAGCCGATTATTCTCTTTACATCGATTACATCAACAATTGGTACATTACAGTTATTTGATGAAGTCATGAACATTACAAAAGGTGGTCCTGGTAATGCGACGATGACTATCTCTCAATATATTTACAATTTATCCTTTAAATACACTCCGGATTTTGGGTATGCAGCAACAGTTTCCTATGCGATTGTAATCATGATTGTAATCTTCTCTATCATTCAATTCAAGGTGGCAGGTGATCGAAATGGCTAAACTGAAGCGAATTATAAGCTATGTATTCTTGGCGTTAGCGACAATCGTCTCTGTATTCCCATTTATATGGATGATTGTGAGTGCTACGAACAAATCTGTTGACGTTACACAAGGAAGATTATTACCAGGCGGCCATTTACTAGAGAACTTTCAGAATCTATTAAATACCGTTGACCTTGTACCGGCTCTAGTGAACTCGGCCAAAATTTCAATTACAACTACTCTTCTTTCTTTACTGATTGCTTCTCTAGCAGGATATGGGTTTGAGATTTTTAAAAGTAAAGCAAAGGATGTTGTGTTCAATATTTTACTACTTTCCATGATGATTCCGTTCGCAGCATTAATGGTTCCTTTATTTCGGATGTTCGGTAATGTTTCTCAAACAGCTCCTTTCATGGGAATCGATACACTAACAGCAGCTGTTTTACCTTCTATAACAACAGCTTTTCTCATCTTTTTCTTTCGTCAAAGTACAAAAATGTTCCCGAAGGACATTCTTGAAGCAGGTCGTATTGACGGGCTAAGTGAATTAGGTGTGTTTTTCCGAATTTATGTTCCGACGATGAAAACAACCTATGCGGCTGCTGCCATTATTACATTCATGGGCAGCTGGAATAACTATTTATGGCCGCTTGTTGTCTTACAATCACCGGAAAACCAGACAATCCCATTGCTCATTTCTAATCTTGGTTCAGGTTATTCACCTGACTTTGGAGTCATTATGACAGCTATTGTAATCGCCACACTACCGGCAGCCATCATATTCTTCATCATGCAAAAGCACTTTGTTGCAGGAATGATGGGGTCTGT carries:
- a CDS encoding cache domain-containing sensor histidine kinase; translated protein: MKGLHNHFKQNGLFFIMFIVTVITIVSVSVIMTWTTFRMSEKFFIDKFSITNAKVMDQVKENFEDFHYATVIASNNISQSGAIKSMLTKEQTNAQKMESIYNMNQQINRIKSPLEAYGVEIMITGVNGFNYSTSRTYWPITFEELRTNQLTKNTLKNPNRLIYQFGQRENQRSETVDDQFIVVSKALQDRISRNVYGTMYFVIQESEFKTFYSSFTSAGNDVFVINKSGDIVSSNQSSLVGQKAEELVTYLNSNQPKKYEIGEIQGEDHIIFTNYLPSLDLYLVNLIDKKTAISGLFNKKQIVLLLIGIVVVALVIVFLVTRRVTNSLSTLVRQIENTSKYNFDQYVSVTGTYETRQIGLAFNAMLDELQEYLVKLVQFQKEKRHAELAALQQQINPHFLYNTLTSIKFMVQQGGKAEAEETIHSLISLLQNTLGNVSETITVKQEVDNLKAYVFINQMRYGDRIKVNYFISPECEQYHIPKLILQPFVENAFFHGFTSKTDGFINLMIWKKDHTLVCEVMDNGDGMEISPENNLPKTKRKQQHFTGIGVRNVHERLQLVYGETCGVEITSELGKGTSVKIRIPLNEDEKFPNI
- a CDS encoding ABC transporter substrate-binding protein — encoded protein: MKKVFALFLVSILFLTACSSGSNEQAQTESSGSSDPNELTIWTWDPNFNVKAMNIAAETYQAENPDFKINIIENAQDDVVQKLNTSLSSGTTKGLPNIVLIEDFRAQGFLQAYPDAFHELTGSFKTEDFAPYKLEPTSLDGKNYGIPFDSGVTGLYIRTDYLEEAGYTLDDLQNIDWDKYVEIGKAVKEKTGKYMLSLDPNDMGIIRIMVQSAGTWFTEEDGVTPQLAGNEALKKSFEVYKKLIEADIARPISDWNQLLEGFNGGEVASIPTGNWITASVKAEASQSGKWAIAPIPRIPGMDSSVNASNLGGSSWYVLDVPGKEKAADFLLKTFGSNVDFYQDLVTEIGAIGTYIPATEGEAYKAADEYFGGQTTISDLSTWMEDIPQINYGLHTYAIEDILVVEMQNYLNGKDIDQVLEDAQAQAEAQLK
- a CDS encoding carbohydrate ABC transporter permease — translated: MRLKNAVIGWSFIAVATLMIVLFYFYPMLQALVLSFQSGAGTNLTFIGFDNYIRLLKDPVFLTAVKNTVFYLIIQVPLMILLALFISVLLNDKTLKMKGFFRTAIFLPCVTSLVAYSVVFKYLFGTDGIINMFLMKISVIDAPIQWLTDPLWAKIAIVIAITWRWTGYNMIFYLSALQNIDSSIYEAAKIDGASSFQQFFKITIPMLKPIILFTSITSTIGTLQLFDEVMNITKGGPGNATMTISQYIYNLSFKYTPDFGYAATVSYAIVIMIVIFSIIQFKVAGDRNG
- a CDS encoding carbohydrate ABC transporter permease, with translation MAKLKRIISYVFLALATIVSVFPFIWMIVSATNKSVDVTQGRLLPGGHLLENFQNLLNTVDLVPALVNSAKISITTTLLSLLIASLAGYGFEIFKSKAKDVVFNILLLSMMIPFAALMVPLFRMFGNVSQTAPFMGIDTLTAAVLPSITTAFLIFFFRQSTKMFPKDILEAGRIDGLSELGVFFRIYVPTMKTTYAAAAIITFMGSWNNYLWPLVVLQSPENQTIPLLISNLGSGYSPDFGVIMTAIVIATLPAAIIFFIMQKHFVAGMMGSVK